The Bacillus sp. B-jedd sequence GACCAAAGGGGCGTTTTCTCTTTGAGCGGATCGAACGAAAAACCGCCAAACATGAGCGGCCCTGTTCCGGGAACCTGGTGCGGATTGGATATGATGCTATCCTGGACAAGCTGCTTCCATTTCAGGTCAATAGCCGAAAATCTATCCACCGCCTTATCACTGCTAAGTTGGGCGGCGATGCCCATTCCGGTGATATAAAAACTGCCGTCGGGGTTTTTCCAGTAAAACCGTTCGCCAAAGAAAGCGTCATTGCCGTTATTAAAAAATGAAAGGGGCTCCATCGCTCCGGCCTTTTTGATTTCACTCACTAAAATCGGCCGGTCCAGTTCCCCTGCCTTTGATATGCCAAGAAGGATTGCTTCCTTCAGTTCTGTTTCATGAATGGTAACCACAAAGATCCCTCCAACACAGCATCAAAGCTGTTGTCCATTCAGTTACAAGCCTATTTTAAGATACTACCCCATTTAAGGGAGTGTCAATAACACTTGTCACATTTAGCCGTTTTCATTCCTTATTATACCTTATTCCAGCGCAAAGCTCGACAATCGCTGCCTTTTTCTTATAGTCGGAAAATATAGTTTTTTTGCCATAAAAGTAATTTTAAACATTAGAATTTGAGGATATTTCCAATTGCCAGGAACTAGCCATTGACATGTACTGGCAGATTTCCTACACTTAAGTGTGGCATAAGTAATTTACAATATTGCTAGATTTGAAACCAGCTTTTGTTAACTATATTTAGGGAGTGTTGTTCATGCATGCACAGTTACAATCTGGCACCCCCCATATTCCTGAATCGAACCGCGGATTCCGCGCCTGGTGGCAGCTGACAAGACCACATACTCTAACAGCGGCCTTTGTGCCTGTTTTTCTTGGGACGGCGCTCGCCCTTCCTTCTGGCAAAATCCATTTCGGGCTCTTTTTCGCGATGTTGTTTGCCAGCCTATTAATTCAGGCGGCAACCAATATGTTCAATGAGTATTATGACTTTAAGAGGGGCCTTGATACCGAGCATTCGATTGGGATTGGCGGAGCCATAGTCCGCGATGGCATCAGCCCAAGGACGGTTATGGTGCTCGCTCTTACCCTTTATGGGATTTCTCTTTTGCTTGGCATATATATCTGTATGGAAACGAGCTGGTGGCTGGCGCTGATTGGCAGCTTGTCAATGCTTTGCGGCTATCTGTACACAGGCGGCCCCTACCCGATTGCGTATACGCCCCTGGGCGAATTGTTTGCCGGATTTTTTATGGGATGCCTAATCATTCTCATTTCTTATTTCATTCAGACCGGAGATGTTTCCGGCATAAGCATCCTTGTCTCCATCCCAGTGTCCATCCTTGTTGGTGCGATCCTTCTTGCCAACAATATCCGCGATCATGACGGGGACAAGGAATTTGGCAGGAAAACACTGGCCATCCTTCTTGGCAGGGAAAATGCCATCCGCTTTTTAGCGGGTATGTTCATTACCGCCTATCTGCTTGTTGCGGTATTTATCGCCGCAGGAATAGCTTCGGCTTGGGCTGCGATTGTCGTTTTGAGTGCGCCTAAAGCAATCAATGCGGTGAAGGGCTTTAAGGCCGGCAAAGCGCCGATTCAGATGATGCCCGCCATGAAAGCGACAGCGCAGACGAATACAATTTTTGGTTTTCTTCTCTCAGTTGGTTTACTGATCGGGTTTTTCCTATAACGTTACATTTTACCAACGGGCTCCTGCTAATGCAGGGGCTTTTTTGTTTTTAAAGTGCTTTTGCTAGCCTATCCTTCTACACGAAATACTGCGGCATTCGGGAAGGAAGCAGTAGAACCGCTCCCCTGCCTCATGTTTCATCCATCAGCGGAGGGGGAAGGAATTTATTACAGCGAGTGTTAAATTGAGATGAAATGGATGTGTGTGCGATGTTAAGCGAGAAGCAATTAAATACATTGAAAGTTGCGTTGCATGATGAGAAGGCTGCTTTGGAAAGTCAGCTTGAGATGGGCGATGGGTATGCGGATCGGGATGAAATGGAGACGGAGACAGTTGGTGAGCTGTCTTCTTATGATAATCATCCGGCCGATCTTGGCACTGAGCTTTTTGAAAGGGAAAAGAATTTTGCCCTTGAAGACCATGCAGGCACGCAGCTGCAGAAAGTAAGCGCCGCCCTGGCGGCCATCGCGGAAGGCTCCTATGGCGTCTGCCGTGAATGCGGTAAGGAGATTCCTTATGAACGTCTTGAAGTGATTCCTTCCACTCTTTATTGTGTCGAGCATACCCCGGATCAGAAAGTGGCTGATGACAGGCCTGTCGAGGAAGAAATACTGGAGCCTTCTGTGCCCAATTCCTTCAGGGGAAGGAGCGAAGGCGGGGTCATTGATACAAATGACAGCTTCGAGGAAGTAGCCCGCTATGGAACCTCAGAAGGACCTTCTGATTTGGTCGGGGACTATGACGGCTATGATGAACTTTACAATAAAGGAATCAATGAAGAAGCGCCCCCTGAAGAAATCGAAGAGTACGTTTCAAATGATATTGAGGGCGGAAACAGGGAATACAATCCAACAAACGAAAAACTGGAAGAGCTTGAGGCAATGCTCGACCGCAAAGGCCTCGATTCGCAAATGGGTGATGTGCATTATAAGAAGAAAGATAGCTATATTGATGATGACGATCAGGACGAATGATTATCTTTATTACTCTCAGAAATAAGAACGCAGCCAGTTCCGAATATGGAACTGGCTGCTTTTTTGAACTTATAAAATCATCAGCGATTTTGCAGAATAGCTTTCATTTTCAATGACAGAGCCCTTTCTGTAAACCTGTGGCTGAGCGGGGTTTCCCGCAATGATTGTTCCTGCTTCAACTTTTGAATCCTTATCGAGTATGACAGAGTCCAGGACACAGCCTTCACCAATCTCACACTTTTGCATGATGATGCTGTTGCGAATGACCGATCCCTTTCCAATTGTAACGCCTCTGGCAATAATGCTGTTTTCTATATTCCCTCTCAGCTGGCAGCCATTTGCGACAAGGCTGCGCTTAACGAAAGAGTCCTCAAAATAACGGGATGGCGGCTCATCTTTCACCTTTGTGAAAATTGGCTGGCGCCTTTTAAACAAGGCATTCCAGACCCCAGCATCGAGCAGCTCCATGCTTGTTCTGTAATAGTTTTTTATGGAGTCCACCCTTCTAGCAAACCCATCATATTCATACCGACAAACGGTGAATGGGCTCTTCATGTCTTCAAAAACATCCTTGATGCAGGCATAACCAGTTTGATACCTCGTCTCAATCAGCTCAATCAGCAGCGAGGTTTTCAAAAGGTATATATCAAGCGGCTTTCCATACTTGTAAACCTCAGTCATTTCACAACCACATTCAAGGTGCTTTTGCAAAAGTTCCCTAAAATCCGTGTTAATGACTGTAAATGAATTTGAAATGACCGTATATTCCTGTGAGCTTCTATAAAAATAATCGAGATTATCCGCGTAATGGGAAAAGCATCCGATTCCTGAATTTCGTTCCGCATCCATCGGGGAAGCCGGGAAAAGGAATAATCCGTCCCTCTTTCTATTTAAATCCCAGTTCTTGCCCGAACCGAGATGGTCCATTAGTGATCTGTATCCAAACTTCGGGAAGACAGCAACACTGCTAATTCCCGAATTCACCATGCTGGAAAGGATGAAGTCTATGAGGCGGTATCTCCCTGCAAAAGGCAGGGCAGCAACAGGCCTATGCAGCAGCAAATCTTGCAAGTCTTCGTGGTGTGTAGCGGCATCTATGACGCCTAAAAGCTGTTTCATCGTGTCTGTCCCTCCTTTTAGAATTTAAGTAGCTAGATAGTGTTCCTGAATCATTTCTTTGTTCACCAAAACAATTTCTCCAAGTGGGGGCTTGATGATCATCCCATCGGGAATCACCAAATCACATGGCACAATCGCCCGCTCAATGATAGTGTTTTTACCGATTACCGCATCGGGCATTATCACCGATTCCTTTATAAAGGCGCCTTTTTCAATGGTGACTCCCTGAAACAAAACCGACCGTTCCACATCACCCTCAACTGTGCACCCTTCATTGACGAGGGACTGGATGACTAGTGCATCCCCGGAAATATACTGTGGAGGCTGATTCGGACTGACGGAATAAATCCTCCATTCCTGGTCAAATAAATTCAGTCCGCCCCGGTCATCCAAAAGGTCCATATTCGCCTCCCAAAAACTCCTGACCGTGCCAACATCTTTCCAGTACCCTTTAAAAGGATAGGCATAAAGCCTTCTTCCCTCTTCGACAAGGGCAGGAATGACATCCTTTCCGAAGTCATGGCTTGACGTCTCATCGCTATAATCCCGTTCAAGACATTCCAGAAGTGTTTTCCAGTTAAAAATATAGATGCCCATAGAAGCAAGGTTGTTTTTTGGAATTTCAGGTTTTTCCTCAAATTCCTCGATCCGCATGTCGCTGCCCGTATTCATGATGCCAAACCTGCCCGCTTCTGCAAAAGGAACCTGAACGACGGAGATAGTCACCTCGGCTCCTTTTTCTATGTGGTACTGCAGCATTTCTCCGTAATTCATTTTGTAAATGTGGTCCCCAGACAGAATAAGAATGTACTCGGGACTGTACTGCTTCAAATAATTGAGATTTTGATAGACCGCGCATGCCGTGCCAGTATACCACTTCACTTCAGAGGACTCGCTGAATGGAGGAAGCACCGTCACCCCACCATCCTTCCGGTCCAGGTCCCATGCACTGCCAATTCCGATATAGGAGTTCAGTATCATCGGCTGGTACTGTGTCAGTACCCCCACAGTGTCAATCCCGGAATTCGTGCAATTACTTAAGGTGAAGTCAATAATCCGGTATTTGCCGCCGAATGGGACTGCAGGCTTGGCAAGATCCTTCGTCAGCATTTTCAGCCTGCTCCCCTGGCCCCCTGCCAGCAGCATAGCCACACATTTCTTCTTAACCACAAAGACGCTCCTCTCTTTCGCCGGGCAAAAACAAAAGCCCATCCGGAAGCATTACTATTCCGCGAAGGCCTTCACTACAGTTGCCGGGCATATTATTTGCAAAGATTGGAACCGCTCTTTTACTCCCATCTTTCGTTCGTATGTTCCTGGTCTGAAAAGCAAAACTGATTGCCATCATTCCAGCCGCTTTCAAAAGGCGCCTGCCCCCTTTGCAGGCTTTGTGCACTGCACTCCCCTTTGAAATGGATATTCGTTCATCGTGGTATAATTCGCTTCTTTATTAACAAATCCTTTACAAAAATTCCCTGAAAATCTGACAAGTGCTCCTAATTTCATGCAGTATTTCCGTATTTTTTACCCCAATCGTTCTATACCGACAAAAACTCTTTCAAGGTATATGAAAATTCCCCTCCAAAACTCGAAAGAATTATGGCAGGGAAATGATAAACCATTGAAGGAAAAGGGATATGTAATTTGTCGATTGAGAAGAAGTCTGCATTTTAGCAACGCAGTAAAGACGTAAAGGAAGAAAAAAGCTTGCAGAAGGCAAGCTGGGTCTCTTATTCAAATAAGTGATTGGGATAAGCAGTTGTCTAAATAGTCTAAAGAAAATTGAGCAAATTGGAATGGCATTCTAACGGTTGCTTTTTATTAATACCCTCATTTTTGGGAGGTAAACCTTTTAAAGAAAATTTTCTGAATCTTTTACATTTAATTGATGGATGCGTGTGTTGGTGAATATACAGGTGTGGAAAAAAGAGTAGTATATTTTGAGGGTTGATTGAAGATGGGGGCGATTGGGACATAGGATTGGCTTTTGCCTTGTACCTTGTCCCAAGGTGAATGTGGTTGGGACAAATGACCGGACATTTTCTTGTACCCTGTCCCAAGATGGATGAGGTTGGGACAACTGAGGGGCTATTTTCTTGAACCCTGTCCCATGGTGAATCTGGTTGGGACAAATGACCGGACATTTTCTTGTACCCTGTCCCAAAATGGATGATGTTGGGACAGATGACCGGACATTTTCTTGTACCCTGTCTCAAGATGGATGATGTTGGGACAATTAACGGGCTATTTCCTTGTACCCTGTCCCAAGATGGATGATGGTGGGACAACTGATGGGCTTTTTCTATGTACCCTGTCCCAAGATGGATGATGGTGGGACAATTGACTAGCTATTTTCTTGTACTCTGTCCCAAGATGGATAAGGTTGGGACAATGAATTGCCAATGTCTTTGTTCGCTATACTTAAAAAGAAATTCCGATTTAAAAATATAAAAAAAGCTGTCCGCAAGATTGCAGACAGCTTTTTCTATGACCCCTACGGGATTCGAACCCGTGTTACCGCCGTGAAAGGGCGGTGTCTTAACCGCTTGACCAAGGGGCCATTTGCATGGCGGAGAAGGAGGGATTTGAACCCTCGCGCCGGTCACCCGACCTACGCCCTTAGCAGGGGCGCCTCTTCAGCCTCTTGAGTACTTCCCCATATGGCTCCACAGGTAGGACTCGAACCTACGACCGATCGGTTAACAGCCGATTGCTCTACCACTGAGCTACTGTGGAATAATAAAATTAAAATGGTGGGCCTAAATGGACTCGAACCATCGACCTCACGCTTATCAGGCGTGCGCTCTAACCAGCTGAGCTATAGGCCCATATATGGATGGAGCGGGTGATGGGAATCGAACCCACGACATCAGCTTGGAAGGCTGGAGTTTTACCATTAAACTACACCCGCATAAAATTATAAATGGGGCGACTGATGGGAATCGAACCCACGAATGCCTGAACCACAATCAGGTGCGTTAACCACTTCGCCACAATCGCCATTATCAAAAAAAGGTGGCTCAGGACGGAATCGAACCGCCGACACAAGGATTTTCAGTCCTTTGCTCTACCGACTGAGCTACTGAGCCAAAAAAATGGCGGTCTGGACGGGACTCGAACCCGCGACCTCCTGCGTGACAGGCAGGCATTCTAACCAACTGAACTACCAGACCGAATTGCGGGGGCAGGATTTGAACCTGCGACCTTCGGGTTATGAGCCCGACGAGCTACCGGACTGCTCCACCCCGCGACGATAAAAAATTATGAAATTCTAGCCATGCCATTATAAGGCTTGGACTGTCCCCACCTCAGATAGCCAATTCAGGAAGCTGTTCGATGGGTACAACTCGCAGTTTATTCAGTGAAGTAACGCTCGTTGCTCCACCCCGCGACGATAAAAAATATAAATGGCGGAGGAAGAGGGATTCGAACCCCCGCGCGGTTTAACCCGCCTGTCGGTTTTCAAGACCGATCCCTTCAGCCAGACTTGGGTATTCCTCCATTTATAATATATAAAAGTACAGTGGACCTTGTAGGACTCGAACCTACGACCGGACGGTTATGAGCCGTCTGCTCTAACCAGCTGAGCTAAAGGTCCAGGTGAAAATTTTTAGTAGCGGCGGAGGGGATCGAACCCCCGACCTTACGGGTATGAACCGTACGCTCTAGCCAGCTGAGCTACACCGCCATATTATGAATTTAAAACTGGTGGAGCCTAGCGGGATCGAACCGCTGACCTCCTGCGTGCAAAGCAGGCGCTCTCCCAGCTGAGCTAAGGCCCCGAAAATGGTCGGGAAGACAGGATTCGAACCTGCGACCCCTTGGTCCCAAACCAAGTGCTCTACCAAGCTGAGCTACTTCCCGTAATATGGCGCGCCCGAAAGGAGTCGAACCCATAACCTTCTGATCCGTAGTCAGACGCTCTATCCAATTGAGCTACGGGCGCATATTATTAAAATGGTGCCGAGGACCGGAATCGAACCGGTACGGTAGTCACCTACCGCAGGATTTTAAGTCCTGTGCGTCTGCCAGTTCCGCCACCCCGGCGGAATGTTGGAGCGGAAGACGGGATTCGAACCCGCGACCCCCACCTTGGCAAGGTGGTGTTCTACCACTGAACTACTTCCGCAAAATGCGGGTGAAGGGAGTCGAACCCCCACGCCTTGCGGCGCTAGATCCTAAGTCTAGTGCGTCTGCCAATTCCGCCACACCCGCATATGAAAATGGTGAGCCATGAAGGACTCGAACCTTCGACCCTCTGATTAAAAGTCAGATGCTCTACCAACTGAGCTAATGGCTCATACTATGATGTTATCCTAATCTTTGTTTCCATTTAGTCAGATGCTCCGTAAAACTTACGTTTTACTCCGCAACTCGAAGCTTACTCATGAAGCTCTGCTCGTCTCAACCAACTGAGCTAATGGCCCGAAAATGGTGCCGGCTAGAGGACTTGAACCCCCAACCTACTGATTACAAGTCAGTTGCTCTACCAATTGAGCTAAACCGGCAAAAAAAATAAAGCATATGGTGGAGGATGACGGGATCGAACCGCCGACCCTCTGCTTGTAAGGCAGATGCTCTCCCAGCTGAGCTAATCCTCCATCTATTGCCCGGCAGCGTCCTACTCTCACAGGGGCAAGGCCCCAACTACCATCGGCGCTGAGAAGCTTAACTTCCGTGTTCGGGATGGGAACGGGTGTGGCCTTCTCGCCATAACTGCCAGACAATGAATCAAAACCTCCGCTCGACTTGCATGTATTAGGCACGCCGCCAGCGTTCGTCCTGAGCCAGGATCAAACTCTCCAAGAAAGAGTATGAGTTTAGCTCATAAAGTTACGTTGGCTCATGATCCGAAGACCATGATAAATATTGTTTGTTGACGCTTGTTTGTTTAGTTTTCAAGGAACAATAATTGCTTTTTAAAATCAGCTTGTCGCCTTAGCGACCTAGTTACTATATCACATTCGTTTCAGCAATGTCAACCGCATTTTTCTAATTGCGGAAAGTTAAAAATCAATTGTCCGAAGCGAACGATTCTTAATATAACACGCGAAAAAAATGTTTGCAATATAATTTTTAAATCTTTTTAGCCATGTCACTAATAATTAATATACTTAGTTACTTTTGCATGAAAAAAGCCCTTGCTTTTATAACTTATCTTTAAGCTGGATAAGCAAGTTCGGAAGGTCGTTCCACTGATAAGCAATTTCAGTATGTGTTTTGTTGCCGATGGCTAGTGTTTCTTCTTTTACATAGACAGGGGTGAATTGTTCGTAAAATTTACGAGAAGGGTTTTCCGCCAGAACCCAGACAAGCATTGAATGAAAATTTCCGGCGATTAACTCTGTGACGCCTGCAATGACAAGTCTGGTTCCCGCCTTTTGCCTTAGAGCTTCTGGAAGGAGGTAGATGGCATATAACTCCCCCGCCCCGTTCTTCTTTTCTTGCCGTTCTGGACCAAAGGAGGCAAAACCGATTATCCGGCCATCCTCTTTAACAGCAACATAGACAGGTGAGTTGAGATGGGGATTCGAGAGAGTTTCCTTCCATAAAGAAACTCTTTGCTCGACCTCCAACCCGTCAAGTACATCCTGGTTTACAATTCCCCTGTATGCAGCCTGCCAGCTTTTCACATGAACATAAGCAATTCCTTCCGCATCCTGAATAGTTGCTTTCCGGATTAGCATATTTTCTCCTCCACTATTACCGCTCGACTGCCACTTGTTTAAGCTTCAGGCGGCGCTCATTAATTATAAACAGCGATATCCCCGCTATGACAACGCCCCCGCCAACAACTTGAGACCAGATGACTGATTCACCGAGGAGAAAATATGCGAGTATCGCTGCCCCGATCGGCTCAAATAAAATCGCCATCGATATCATTGATGTACTGATCCATTTCACAACCCAGTTAAAAAGGCTATGGCCAAGCAGCGTTGGCAGCAATGCCAAAAGGATAAATTGAATCCAGTCACTTTGCTGAACCGGAATGAACGACTCACCGGTGGCGACAACATAAATAAATAACGTCACAGTACTAATGAGGTATACTAAAAAAGTATAGGTAATCAGTGATACTCTTTGTCTTACTGTCTGGCCGAATAACAGGTACCCCGTAATAAACGCACAGGCGACAAGGGCTAGAAAGTCCCCGAATAGGGCTGAACCGCTGATTTGGAAATCTCCCCAGCTAATAATAAAGCTCCCGATTATAGCAATAATCCCACTTGTGATTGCACCAAGCGTCATTTTTTCCTTAAAGAACAAATAGGTTCCAAGGAAGGCGAACAACGGCTGCAGTGTGACGAGTACAGTGGAACTCGCAACGGATGTGTAGTTTAACGATTCAAACCAGAGGATAAAGTGAAATGCCAATAAGACGCCAGCTACTATAGTAAAGACCCAGTCCTTTTTAGTTACCTTTCTTAATTCAGGCGTGAATTTTGCCAGAAATAGCGGAAGCATGAATAGGACAGAAAAAAATAACCGGTAAAAAGCAATAACGCTGGACGGTGATGCACTGAATTTCACAAATATGGCTGATGCGGATACGGTAATTACTCCGATTGCTAAAGCCGCATACGGATTGATGATAGGTTTCATGGTGTCTCCTTCTTGTGAATGAATGATTATGTAATGGTATGTATTTTACATGGATAGTTCACATATTTCTATTATATTATGATATTTTGCCAAAAAAAGAGGAAATGGGTGGGGAGTGAATATGTCGGCATTTGAAACGGAGATTTTTGTAAAACTAGGAATATCGGCGATTCTTGGGTTGGTAATTGGCCTCGAGAGAGAATTGAAGCGAAAGCCAGTAGGGCTTAAGACAAGCCTGGTCATCTGCATTGTCAGTTGTCTGCTAACCATTGTATCCATGGAATCTGCTTATAATGCCGTCCCGGGCGCGGTCAATATTACGATGGATCCGCTTCGGCTTGCGGCACAGATTGTATCGGGAATCGGTTTTCTTGGTGCAGGGGTTATTTTGCGGAGAGGAAATGACAGCATTTCAGGTCTAACTACCGCGGCAATGATTTGGGGTGCGGCGGGAATTGGGATTGCAGTGGGCGCGGGTTTCTATCTTGAATCGTTCGTAGGTGTCGCCTTGTTAATTTTCAGTGTGGAATTCATTCCATTTATCATGAAACTGATTGGACCGAAGCAATTGAGGGAAAAAGAAATCCTTTTACAGCTATATGTGGGTGAACGGGAACACATTGACTCCCTAATTGATTTCATTTATGAACAAAAATATATTTTAAGAAAGGTCCGGATAAAGGATCTCAGCGACGGCAACCATCACGTCAACTTGCAAATCGCTGTAAATATAAAATTGAAAACGACAGAAGTCTATAACATGATTTCGGACCAACAGGGCATCCAGCGAGTGGAAATCGAAAGCATGAGTTAAGACACCAGGGCGGAATCCCACCGCCCTATTTATGCCTCCGCTTTCTTTCCGCATAGTCTTCATACCACTGCTTGTAAGTATAATCCCTGTTTTTCATGGAATAGAATACACCTACGGCAAGCGAGAATCCGGCAAAAATAAAACCGACTGTAAACCCAAAATTATGATAGCCGAGGACAATGCTTATGATAGTTGTCAGCATCAAAGTAATTAATATATAGAACAAAATATTTTTCAAAACCCTGTCCCCCTTTAAAAGGTTTTCTCTGAAAACCGGAAATCGGTCAAAACAAAAACCAGTCCGCCGAAAAAATTATATCATAAAATTAAATTTACCTCTTGCAAACTTTCGCCAGGATGGTATAATCTTTTTTGTAGTCGCTTTAAGGACTACTTGAAATTCACAAGGGGGCTTAGCTCAGCTGGGAGAGCGCTTGCATGGCATGCAAGAGGTCGTCGGTTCGATCCCGATAGTCTCCATACGAAAAAAACCTTTGCTATTATGCAGAGGTTTTTTGTTTTTTATGGATTGTTTTCATCCATCTCCCTTTGGGTATCTTTACAATAAAGATGCGAAACGAAGGGAGGCTTTGTGATGAAAACGCAGTGGAGTTTACTGTTGGGAATTGTTTTTGCCATACTGGTCGCCATTTTCGCCATCATGAATGTAGAACCCGTTGAAGTCGATTATTACTTTGGTACTTCCCATTGGCCGCTCATTCTCGTTGTCCTTGGCTCCGTCCTCGCAGGGGTTGTTATTATGGGCGCTGTCGGTACCACGAGGATTGTCGCTCTGAAAAGAGAATTGCGGAAGGTCCGGAAAGAGCGTGATGAGCTTCAAGTAAGGACCCACCTTGCCGCTAAAGATGCTGTGCAGCCCGATGAAAGAAGAAACTCGTATG is a genomic window containing:
- a CDS encoding DMT family transporter; this translates as MKPIINPYAALAIGVITVSASAIFVKFSASPSSVIAFYRLFFSVLFMLPLFLAKFTPELRKVTKKDWVFTIVAGVLLAFHFILWFESLNYTSVASSTVLVTLQPLFAFLGTYLFFKEKMTLGAITSGIIAIIGSFIISWGDFQISGSALFGDFLALVACAFITGYLLFGQTVRQRVSLITYTFLVYLISTVTLFIYVVATGESFIPVQQSDWIQFILLALLPTLLGHSLFNWVVKWISTSMISMAILFEPIGAAILAYFLLGESVIWSQVVGGGVVIAGISLFIINERRLKLKQVAVER
- a CDS encoding 1,4-dihydroxy-2-naphthoate polyprenyltransferase, which produces MHAQLQSGTPHIPESNRGFRAWWQLTRPHTLTAAFVPVFLGTALALPSGKIHFGLFFAMLFASLLIQAATNMFNEYYDFKRGLDTEHSIGIGGAIVRDGISPRTVMVLALTLYGISLLLGIYICMETSWWLALIGSLSMLCGYLYTGGPYPIAYTPLGELFAGFFMGCLIILISYFIQTGDVSGISILVSIPVSILVGAILLANNIRDHDGDKEFGRKTLAILLGRENAIRFLAGMFITAYLLVAVFIAAGIASAWAAIVVLSAPKAINAVKGFKAGKAPIQMMPAMKATAQTNTIFGFLLSVGLLIGFFL
- a CDS encoding glucose-1-phosphate adenylyltransferase; the encoded protein is MVKKKCVAMLLAGGQGSRLKMLTKDLAKPAVPFGGKYRIIDFTLSNCTNSGIDTVGVLTQYQPMILNSYIGIGSAWDLDRKDGGVTVLPPFSESSEVKWYTGTACAVYQNLNYLKQYSPEYILILSGDHIYKMNYGEMLQYHIEKGAEVTISVVQVPFAEAGRFGIMNTGSDMRIEEFEEKPEIPKNNLASMGIYIFNWKTLLECLERDYSDETSSHDFGKDVIPALVEEGRRLYAYPFKGYWKDVGTVRSFWEANMDLLDDRGGLNLFDQEWRIYSVSPNQPPQYISGDALVIQSLVNEGCTVEGDVERSVLFQGVTIEKGAFIKESVIMPDAVIGKNTIIERAIVPCDLVIPDGMIIKPPLGEIVLVNKEMIQEHYLAT
- a CDS encoding LapA family protein; the protein is MKTQWSLLLGIVFAILVAIFAIMNVEPVEVDYYFGTSHWPLILVVLGSVLAGVVIMGAVGTTRIVALKRELRKVRKERDELQVRTHLAAKDAVQPDERRNSYDSVETQT
- a CDS encoding sugar phosphate nucleotidyltransferase; this translates as MKQLLGVIDAATHHEDLQDLLLHRPVAALPFAGRYRLIDFILSSMVNSGISSVAVFPKFGYRSLMDHLGSGKNWDLNRKRDGLFLFPASPMDAERNSGIGCFSHYADNLDYFYRSSQEYTVISNSFTVINTDFRELLQKHLECGCEMTEVYKYGKPLDIYLLKTSLLIELIETRYQTGYACIKDVFEDMKSPFTVCRYEYDGFARRVDSIKNYYRTSMELLDAGVWNALFKRRQPIFTKVKDEPPSRYFEDSFVKRSLVANGCQLRGNIENSIIARGVTIGKGSVIRNSIIMQKCEIGEGCVLDSVILDKDSKVEAGTIIAGNPAQPQVYRKGSVIENESYSAKSLMIL
- a CDS encoding GNAT family N-acetyltransferase gives rise to the protein MLIRKATIQDAEGIAYVHVKSWQAAYRGIVNQDVLDGLEVEQRVSLWKETLSNPHLNSPVYVAVKEDGRIIGFASFGPERQEKKNGAGELYAIYLLPEALRQKAGTRLVIAGVTELIAGNFHSMLVWVLAENPSRKFYEQFTPVYVKEETLAIGNKTHTEIAYQWNDLPNLLIQLKDKL
- a CDS encoding MgtC/SapB family protein; translation: MSAFETEIFVKLGISAILGLVIGLERELKRKPVGLKTSLVICIVSCLLTIVSMESAYNAVPGAVNITMDPLRLAAQIVSGIGFLGAGVILRRGNDSISGLTTAAMIWGAAGIGIAVGAGFYLESFVGVALLIFSVEFIPFIMKLIGPKQLREKEILLQLYVGEREHIDSLIDFIYEQKYILRKVRIKDLSDGNHHVNLQIAVNIKLKTTEVYNMISDQQGIQRVEIESMS
- a CDS encoding TraR/DksA C4-type zinc finger protein — protein: MLSEKQLNTLKVALHDEKAALESQLEMGDGYADRDEMETETVGELSSYDNHPADLGTELFEREKNFALEDHAGTQLQKVSAALAAIAEGSYGVCRECGKEIPYERLEVIPSTLYCVEHTPDQKVADDRPVEEEILEPSVPNSFRGRSEGGVIDTNDSFEEVARYGTSEGPSDLVGDYDGYDELYNKGINEEAPPEEIEEYVSNDIEGGNREYNPTNEKLEELEAMLDRKGLDSQMGDVHYKKKDSYIDDDDQDE